CATGAACATTCACCACCCCTAAAATAATGAAATCCAGTTCCATCCCTCAGACAGATCTCTCTCCCAGTCACCGCGGAGACATGCTTCAAGAATGTATGGCAGTCCCCACAGAGATGTATGTTCTTCATGACACGCACCGGTCTCCCTGGTGAGCTCATCAGAAGCCCGTACGTGACTGCCAATTTCGCACTGTGATGGAAAAGGAAATCCTTCTTCTGAAACTCTTCCACTTCATGGAGAACGAAGCTTGTATCAGGCGCATACCCAGCCTTCATGCATTCTAGGATCAATATCTCCAACCCACTATAGATATCTTTAGCTTGCGAGTGCAACCTATCCCGTGCATAGAATGAATGAATTGCATTTTTGTGAATGATCCAGCTTCTAGCCGGATGCTTACGTAGCCCCTTCTCTCCCATCTCCTGCCTAACCTTTTCAGCACAATGCCATCTTCCAGACGCAGAATAAAGATTTGATACAAGTACATACATTGAAATATCCTGCAGTTCCAAAGCAAGGAGACGCTGCATGACCTGTCTACCTAGACTAATATTTGAGTGCAACCTACAACCATCAAGCAAAGCTCGCCAAACCAATGCATTGGGCTTGAGAGGCATGTTCTTGATTAGTTCTTCTGCTTCTTCAAAGCAACCCCAGTAGCCAAATACATCGACCATGGCAGCATAATGCTCTGAAGTTGGCTCTATGCTGTAACTCCTCATGGACTGAAATAAGCCACGGCATGTATCAATTGAATTCGAGTTTGTATGTCTGCATGACAAAAGAATTGAAACAAATGTTATGTGGTCTGGCTTAATACCCTTCTCCTCCATCGCATTCCAGACACCCAATGCCTCGTCTCCCTGCCTATGAAGAAGATATCCAGCAATCAAAGCATTCCATGAAACAATGTCATATTTGGGCATGAGATTAAAAGTCGTAATTGCACTTTTCATGTTCCCACATTTTGAATACATGCTAATGATGGCATTACCTACAGCTAAATCGGATAGAGAACCGGATTTAAGAGCATGACAGTGGATTTGCTTTCCCTCCCTATAAAACCCTAAGGTCCCACAGAATCCAAGGACAGTGGCTAATGCGACCTCATCCATTAACACACCATCTACTGCCTGCATCGCACAAAACAGAAACATTGCCTCTTCGGGCTGCCCATTTCGGGTGTAACCACATATCAGCGATGTCCATGCGACAGAACGGCTCCGATCATGCACCAACTGACTGAACATCTTCCGAGCATCACCCATTCTCCCACACTTTGTGCACATATCAAGCAAAGCAGCATCTATGCGAGAATTTGATCCAACCCCTACCTTAATAACAAACCCATGAATCTGCTCACTCTTGTCCACATCTGACAGCAATGCACAAGCATTTACAACACTCGTCAAAGTGAAATCCGATAACTCCACACCGTCCTCCAACATTCCTCGAAACAACTCTAGAGCACGCAAGCCTTCACCATTCTTACAAAAGCCAGCCAAAAGAGCATTGTAGCTAATGCAATTCCTCTCCGGCATCTGATGGAAGGCCTCAACAGCCAATTCCACCAGCCCAAAGTCCATATATCCAGTTACCATTCCGGTCCAAGAGATCACATCCTTTATCGGCATTCTTTGGAACAACCCGACAACATCTTCAATGCTCCCACATTTTGTGTAAAACCCGATAAGTGCATTGTTCACACTCAAATTCGACTCCAATCCAACTCGAAGCGCATGGGCATGAACTTCCTTCCCTCCCGCCCAAGCCAAAGCCTCTGCAGAAGCCGTCAGGAGGCTTGAGAGGGTGAACTGGTCGGCTCTAAATCCACCCATTTGCATATCACGGAAGAGCTCAAACGCATGTTCGTGCTGCAAGTCCTGCAGCAGGCCCGAAATAACAGTATTCCACGACACCACGTCT
This region of Magnolia sinica isolate HGM2019 chromosome 1, MsV1, whole genome shotgun sequence genomic DNA includes:
- the LOC131253185 gene encoding pentatricopeptide repeat-containing protein At5g03800; the encoded protein is MAISLSPCPPFKTNLFHHNFSPPSLSITTPKHKSSSSSLTQLTIPPQNQPYLHHSPLQHSTSHNNYYNDDSPPSHCFLHLLRLSVRHNDIRLGRSAHASISKSHEDTHLANAVIAMYSKLGCLADARAVLDQLASPDVVSYTSVISAYARHGLETEAMDLFFGMRVSGIEPNEFTYVAMLTACIRCCDLQLGSQIHTAAVKSDYVYSIYVSNALMGLYVKCGCIDSALHLFDEMPQRDVVSWNTVISGLLQDLQHEHAFELFRDMQMGGFRADQFTLSSLLTASAEALAWAGGKEVHAHALRVGLESNLSVNNALIGFYTKCGSIEDVVGLFQRMPIKDVISWTGMVTGYMDFGLVELAVEAFHQMPERNCISYNALLAGFCKNGEGLRALELFRGMLEDGVELSDFTLTSVVNACALLSDVDKSEQIHGFVIKVGVGSNSRIDAALLDMCTKCGRMGDARKMFSQLVHDRSRSVAWTSLICGYTRNGQPEEAMFLFCAMQAVDGVLMDEVALATVLGFCGTLGFYREGKQIHCHALKSGSLSDLAVGNAIISMYSKCGNMKSAITTFNLMPKYDIVSWNALIAGYLLHRQGDEALGVWNAMEEKGIKPDHITFVSILLSCRHTNSNSIDTCRGLFQSMRSYSIEPTSEHYAAMVDVFGYWGCFEEAEELIKNMPLKPNALVWRALLDGCRLHSNISLGRQVMQRLLALELQDISMYVLVSNLYSASGRWHCAEKVRQEMGEKGLRKHPARSWIIHKNAIHSFYARDRLHSQAKDIYSGLEILILECMKAGYAPDTSFVLHEVEEFQKKDFLFHHSAKLAVTYGLLMSSPGRPVRVMKNIHLCGDCHTFLKHVSAVTGREICLRDGTGFHYFRGGECSCRDYW